A single Lolium perenne isolate Kyuss_39 chromosome 6, Kyuss_2.0, whole genome shotgun sequence DNA region contains:
- the LOC127308217 gene encoding uncharacterized protein translates to MAEQASEVESLERILSDVSADPTRLAYGLIKSITSDFSTEIGRGAFGVVYLGTLPNGMVAVKKLSILQDFSDDRFHCEVDCLLKTKHNNIVRFLGYCADTQGELVEHKGRKIMAEVRQRFLCFEYVPNRSLRHYLKEKPQGNEWKTRYGMMKGICQGLQYLHKERINHLDLKPENVLLGAGMEPKITDFGLSRCFDEDHSRTFVKCTAGTRGYIAPEMIEKGEISFKSDIFSLGVIFINLLTRSDNNGDDNWHNSVDVDGPEVEICIEIARTCVEFDQHKRPSIYEINHRLNEMESVQEAANNQMSSIDQNLPPSVSPSCIDNQDSEKTKMESSKQGETSYGSGMGHPRDDGGQCQTSSKVAKMVPQPQQMQVNGLNPADSRMRDAKSVKIDLLEHPDGGSKVDGQSGRDDGLYNNLHDGPEMAMNAVAVGMPAPWFYQGSRSCSMPAGVENLPAAGGSMAQQEQERIARIQHFNQLQLKVMMMKGGHGGAGHVPSLSYPMMPRNEPSQVKQTPPRLMVAVPEVQPPPEDDSDDDFWDDEWDSDDFDDEDLSSARGGGNKIPLPISKNNDPKSGGNEIPPPISKNEKQSTAKESGGNRIPPPISKNSENEIHGQTTKIATRGDHSTGGNHPGIVTNHDSIGGRWRMPQQQHMTGNMPPSQMGGNGWAGDMLRRPLNVGNGGYLPPVPQVSGAAENYMAYMQLQHMAYMQQQQLAFYYQSSFLLVCAIIIIVLVIFQVPVNRCWE, encoded by the exons ATGGCGGAACAAGCAAGTGAAGTTGAATCACTGGAGCGCATATTAAGTGATGTAAGTGCAGACCCAACCAGGCTAGCATATGGACTTATAAAGTCTATTACAAGTGACTTCTCTACAGAAATTGGTCGTGGTGCGTTTGGAGTTGTTTACCTG GGAACTCTTCCAAATGGGATGGTTGCTGTGAAGAAGCTCTCCATATTGCAGGATTTTTCTGATGACCGATTTCATTGTGAGGTTGACTGTCTACTGAAGACAAAACACAACAATATAGTCAGATTTCTAGGCTATTGTGCAGACACACAAGGGGAGCTAGTTGAGCACAAAGGAAGAAAAATTATGGCGGAAGTACGACAAAGGTTTCTATGCTTTGAGTATGTTCCCAACAGAAGTCTTCGGCATTACCTTAAAG AAAAACCTCAGGGAAATGAGTGGAAAACACGTTATGGAATGATGAAGGGAATTTGTCAGGGTCTGCAGTATCTTCATAAAGAACGAATTAATCATTTggatctaaaacctgaaaatgtTCTGCTGGGTGCTGGCATGGAACCGAAAATCACGGACTTTGGCTTGTCAAGATGTTTTGATGAAGACCATTCACGAACTTTTGTTAAATGCACTGCTGGGACAAG GGGATATATTGCACCCGAAATGATAGAAAAAGGAGAAATATCATTCAAGTCAGATATATTCAGTTTGGGCGTCATATTCATAAATCTTTTAACCCGAAGTGATAACAATGGTGATGACAAT tgGCATAATTCTGTAGATGTGGATGGCCCTGAAGTGGAGATCTGCATTGAGATAGCTCGAACCTGTGTGGAGTTTGACCAACATAAAAGACCTtctatatatgagataaatcatagATTGAATGAGATGGAGAGTGTTCAAGAAGCAGCAAATAACCAAATGTCTTCCATAGACCAG AATCTGCCTCCATCAGTGTCGCCTTCTTGCATAGACAACCAAGACTCTGAAAAGACCAAAATGGAGTCAAGTAAACAGGGCGAGACAAGTTACGGCAGTGGCATGGGTCATCCAAGGGACGACGGCGGCCAATGCCAGACAAGCAGCAAAGTTGCAAAGATGGTGCCGCAGCCACAGCAGATGCAGGTAAACGGACTGAATCCAGCTGACTCACGGATGAGGGACGCTAAGTCCGTCAAGATTGACCTCCTCGAGCACCCCGATGGTGGCAGCAAGGTGGATGGCCAGTCCGGTCGCGATGATGGCCTCTACAACAACTTGCACGATGGTCCGGAGATGGCGATGAATGCGGTGGCAGTAGGCATGCCGGCGCCGTGGTTTTACCAGGGCAGTCGCAGTTGCAGCATGCCTGCCGGGGTGGAGAATCTGCCGGCTGCCGGCGGCTCCATGGCGCAGCAGGAGCAGGAGCGCATAGCTCGCATCCAGCACTTTAACCAATTACAGTtaaaggtgatgatgatgaagggcGGCCACGGCGGGGCAGGTCACGTGCCATCATTGTCGTACCCGATGATGCCGCGTAATGAGCCATCCCAGGTGAAGCAAACGCCGCCACGACTTATGGTGGCCGTACCTGAAGTTCAGCCACCCCCCGAGGACGACTCCGATGATGACTTTTGGGACGACGAGTGGGACAGTGATGACTTCGACGACGAAGATCTCAGTAGTGCTCGTGGCGGCGGCAACAAGATCCCTCTGCCGATCAGCAAGAACAACGACCCAAAAAGTGGCGGCAACGAGATCCCTCCGCCAATCAGCAAGAATGAGAAGCAGAGTACTGCGAAAGAAAGTGGCGGCAACAGAATCCCTCCGCCAATCAGCAAGAACAGCGAAAATGAAATCCATGGGCAGACGACCAAGATCGCCACCCGAGGAGATCATTCAACCGGAGGGAACCACCCGGGCATCGTCACAAACCATGACTCGATTGGTGGAAGGTGGCGAATGCCGCAGCAGCAGCACATGACGGGGAATATGCCGCCTAGCCAGATGGGGGGTAATGGGTGGGCGGGCGACATGCTCCGGCGGCCGCTCAATGTGGGCAACGGAGGCTACTTGCCGCCCGTGCCGCAGGTTTCTGGGGCGGCCGAAAACTACATGGCATATATGCAGCTGCAGCACATGGCATATATGCAGCAGCAACAATTGGCATTTTACTATCAGTCTTCCTTTTTGTTAGTATGTGCGATTATTATCATCGTCCTAGTCATTTTCCAAGTGCCCGTCAATAGGTGTTGGGAATAG
- the LOC127308218 gene encoding protein SUPPRESSOR OF K(+) TRANSPORT GROWTH DEFECT 1-like isoform X2 has translation MYGAMKEQAVALVRQAVAEDDAGEYAAALQHYVHALDYFAAHLRYERNPKVRDAIAARLPGYVSRAEEIRALLDGQAGREGVAAEACGKGGHQRKKDGGADGEDDERGAERAKLRAGLHSAIVSEKPNVRWDDVAGLDGAKQALQEAVVLPVKYPQFFTGKRRPWRAFLLYGPPGTGKSYLAKAVATEADSTFFSISSSDLLSKWMGESEKLVANLFEMARENAPSIIFIDEIDSLCGQRGEGNESESSRRVKTELLVQMQGVGHNDDKVLVLAATNTPYALDQAVRRRFDKRIYIPLPDLKARQRMFKVHLGDTPHSLTESDFERLAHRTDGFSGSDVAICVKDVLFEPVRKTQDAMFFFRSDGSGGTWTPCGSRQPGAVQTTMEGLAEEGMADKVNNYPTSDLQDRLREGPCEAEANSEQGGAGYLYQVHQRVWGGGLNMPPRLLLSVNVTIG, from the exons ATGTACGGCGCGATGAAGGAGCAGGCGGTGGCGCTGGTGCGGCAGGCGGTGGCGGAGGACGACGCGGGCGAGTACGCGGCGGCGCTGCAGCACTACGTGCACGCGCTCGACTACTTCGCGGCGCACCTCAGGTACGAGCGCAACCCCAAGGTGCGCGACGCCATCGCCGCCAGGCTCCCGGGCTACGTCTCCCGCGCCGAGGAGATCCGCGCGCTCCTCGACGGCCAGGCCGGGCGCgagggcgtggcggcggaggcctGCGGGAAGGGTGGCCACCAGAGGAAGAAGGACGGCGGCGCGGACGGCGAGGACGACGAGCGCGGCGCGGAGCGGGCCAAGCTCCGCGCGGGGCTCCACTCGGCGATCGTCTCCGAGAAGCCCAACGTCAGGTGGGACGACGTCGCCGGGCTCGACGGCGCCAAGCAGGCGCTGCAGGAGGCCGTCGTGCTGCCCGTCAAGTACCCGCAGTTCTTCACAG GTAAAAGGAGGCCGTGGAGGGCGTTCCTCCTGTACGGGCCGCCGGGGACGGGGAAGTCCTACTTGGCCAAAGCCGTCGCGACTGAGGCCGACTCCACCTTCTTCAG TATATCTTCATCGGATCTTCTTTCCAAGTGGATGGGAGAAAGCGAAAAGCTGGTCGCAAACCTGTTCGAAATGGCTCGTGAAAATGCACCTTCCATCATCTTCATCGATGAAATCGATTCTTTGTGTGGACAACGTGGAGAAGGCAACGAGAGCGAGTCTTCTAGGAGGGTCAAGACGGAGCTTCTCGTCCAAATGCAG GGAGTTGGCCATAATGATGATAAGGTCCTTGTGCTTGCTGCTACCAACACTCCATATGCTCTGGATCAG GCTGTGAGGCGCCGTTTCGACAAGCGCATCTACATTCCACTACCTGACCTTAAAGCCAGGCAACGCATGTTCAAG GTCCATCTCGGCGACACCCCTCACAGCCTAACCGAGAGCGATTTCGAAAGATTGGCACACCGAACAGATGGCTTCTCCGGCTCAGACGTTGCCATCTGC GTGAAGGACGTGTTGTTCGAGCCCGTGAGAAAGACACAGGATGCCATGTTCTTCTTCAGGTCAGATGGAAGCGGTGGCACATGGACGCCGTGTGGCTCAAGGCAACCAGGCGCTGTGCAGACCACCATGGAGGGGCTCGCGGAGGAAGGCATGGCTGACAAGGTAAACA ATTACCCCACCTCCGATCTCCAGGACAGACTTCGAGAAGGTCCTTGCGAGGCAGAGGCCAACAGTGAGCAAGGCGGAGCTGGATATTTATACCAGGTTCACCAGAGAGTTTGGGGAGGAGGGCTGAACATGCCCCCACGGCTTTTACTTTCTGTAAATGTTACGATAGGATAG
- the LOC127308218 gene encoding protein SUPPRESSOR OF K(+) TRANSPORT GROWTH DEFECT 1-like isoform X1 has translation MYGAMKEQAVALVRQAVAEDDAGEYAAALQHYVHALDYFAAHLRYERNPKVRDAIAARLPGYVSRAEEIRALLDGQAGREGVAAEACGKGGHQRKKDGGADGEDDERGAERAKLRAGLHSAIVSEKPNVRWDDVAGLDGAKQALQEAVVLPVKYPQFFTGKRRPWRAFLLYGPPGTGKSYLAKAVATEADSTFFSISSSDLLSKWMGESEKLVANLFEMARENAPSIIFIDEIDSLCGQRGEGNESESSRRVKTELLVQMQGVGHNDDKVLVLAATNTPYALDQAVRRRFDKRIYIPLPDLKARQRMFKVHLGDTPHSLTESDFERLAHRTDGFSGSDVAICVKDVLFEPVRKTQDAMFFFRSDGSGGTWTPCGSRQPGAVQTTMEGLAEEGMADKITPPPISRTDFEKVLARQRPTVSKAELDIYTRFTREFGEEG, from the exons ATGTACGGCGCGATGAAGGAGCAGGCGGTGGCGCTGGTGCGGCAGGCGGTGGCGGAGGACGACGCGGGCGAGTACGCGGCGGCGCTGCAGCACTACGTGCACGCGCTCGACTACTTCGCGGCGCACCTCAGGTACGAGCGCAACCCCAAGGTGCGCGACGCCATCGCCGCCAGGCTCCCGGGCTACGTCTCCCGCGCCGAGGAGATCCGCGCGCTCCTCGACGGCCAGGCCGGGCGCgagggcgtggcggcggaggcctGCGGGAAGGGTGGCCACCAGAGGAAGAAGGACGGCGGCGCGGACGGCGAGGACGACGAGCGCGGCGCGGAGCGGGCCAAGCTCCGCGCGGGGCTCCACTCGGCGATCGTCTCCGAGAAGCCCAACGTCAGGTGGGACGACGTCGCCGGGCTCGACGGCGCCAAGCAGGCGCTGCAGGAGGCCGTCGTGCTGCCCGTCAAGTACCCGCAGTTCTTCACAG GTAAAAGGAGGCCGTGGAGGGCGTTCCTCCTGTACGGGCCGCCGGGGACGGGGAAGTCCTACTTGGCCAAAGCCGTCGCGACTGAGGCCGACTCCACCTTCTTCAG TATATCTTCATCGGATCTTCTTTCCAAGTGGATGGGAGAAAGCGAAAAGCTGGTCGCAAACCTGTTCGAAATGGCTCGTGAAAATGCACCTTCCATCATCTTCATCGATGAAATCGATTCTTTGTGTGGACAACGTGGAGAAGGCAACGAGAGCGAGTCTTCTAGGAGGGTCAAGACGGAGCTTCTCGTCCAAATGCAG GGAGTTGGCCATAATGATGATAAGGTCCTTGTGCTTGCTGCTACCAACACTCCATATGCTCTGGATCAG GCTGTGAGGCGCCGTTTCGACAAGCGCATCTACATTCCACTACCTGACCTTAAAGCCAGGCAACGCATGTTCAAG GTCCATCTCGGCGACACCCCTCACAGCCTAACCGAGAGCGATTTCGAAAGATTGGCACACCGAACAGATGGCTTCTCCGGCTCAGACGTTGCCATCTGC GTGAAGGACGTGTTGTTCGAGCCCGTGAGAAAGACACAGGATGCCATGTTCTTCTTCAGGTCAGATGGAAGCGGTGGCACATGGACGCCGTGTGGCTCAAGGCAACCAGGCGCTGTGCAGACCACCATGGAGGGGCTCGCGGAGGAAGGCATGGCTGACAAG ATTACCCCACCTCCGATCTCCAGGACAGACTTCGAGAAGGTCCTTGCGAGGCAGAGGCCAACAGTGAGCAAGGCGGAGCTGGATATTTATACCAGGTTCACCAGAGAGTTTGGGGAGGAGGGCTGA